A stretch of Girardinichthys multiradiatus isolate DD_20200921_A chromosome 20, DD_fGirMul_XY1, whole genome shotgun sequence DNA encodes these proteins:
- the LOC124856472 gene encoding RNA-binding protein 39-like translates to MMADDLDIEAMLEAPYRKGDSKIQSPDGQEEHSKRKRRSRSHSRDRKRSRSREKKRSRSRDRKRSRSRDRRRSRSRERRRSRERGGRYKDHHKHRRRSRSKSPIKKEKSPARLPLDNLTPEERDARTVFCMQLAARIRPRDLEEFFSAVGKVRDVRMISDRNSRRSKGIAYIEFVEASSVPLAIGLTGQRLLGVPIIVQASQAEKNRAAAAAAANNLQKGTFGPMRLYVGSLHFNITEEMLRGIFEPFGRIENIQLMMDNETGRSKGYGFITFADAECAKKALEQLNGFELAGRPMKVGHVTERTDASMASSFLDNDELERSGVDLGTTGRLQLMARLAEGTGLQIPPAAQQALQMSGAIAIGALAAVSAAMNPSLNMNMNTPAMNLPSQPLATHCFQLSNMFNPNSENAPGWELDIQHDVIEECNKHGGVVHIYVDKNSPEGNVYVKCPSIPSAMAAVNALHGRYFGGKMITAAYVPLPTYHSLFPESVTATQLLVPPLRR, encoded by the exons ATGATGGCAGACGACCTGGACATCGAGGCGATGCTGGAGGCTCCGTACAGGAAG gGGGACAGCAAGATCCAGAGCCCTGATGGACAGGAGGAGCACAGCAAGAG gaagagACGCAGCCGGAGTCACAGCAGAGACAGGAAGCGCAGCCGCAGTCGGGAAAAGAAGAGAAGCCGGAGTCGTGATCGCAAACGCAGCCGCAGCCGAGACAGACGCAGGAGTCGCAGCCGGGAGCGCAGACGCAGCCGAGAGCGGGGAGGGCGCTACAAAGACCACCACAAGCA CCGCAGACGATCGAGGAGTAAGAGTCCAATCAAGAAGGAGAAAAGCCCTGCCAG GCTGCCTTTAGATAACCTGACTCCAGAGGAGCGGGATGCTCGGACCGTGTTCTGCATGCAGCTTGCAGCCCGGATACGCCCACGGGACCTGGAGGAGTTCTTCTCTGCTGTGGGAAAG GTTCGGGACGTGAGGATGATCTCTGACAGGAACTCGCGCAGGTCAAAGGGCATCGCCTACATTGAGTTTGTGGAAGCCAGCTCAGTTCCTCTGGCCATCGGCCTGACGGGACAACGGCTGCTGGGAGTTCCCATCATCGTTCAGGCCTCCCAG gCAGAGAAGAAccgagctgctgctgcagctgcagccaACAACCTTCAGAAGGGGACGTTTGGACCAATGAGGCTGTATGTCGGCTCACTGCACTTCAATATCACTGAGGAGATGCTGCGAGGGATCTTCGAACCATTTGGACGg ATTGAAAATATTCAGCTGATGATGGACAACGAGACGGGGAGATCTAAAGGCTACGGCTTCATCACT TTTGCAGACGCAGAATGTGCTAAGAAAGCTCTGGAGCAGCTCAACGGCTTCGAGCTGGCGGGTCGGCCCATGAAGGTGGGTCATGTGACCGAGCGGACCGACGCCTCCATGGCTTCGTCCTTCCTGGACAACGATGAGCTAGAACGGTCAGGGGTCGACCTGGGAACCACAGGGAGACTGCAGCTGATGGCCCGGCTTGCTGAAG GTACAGGTCTGCAGATCCCTCCTGCTGCTCAGCAGGCTCTACAGATGAGCGGAGCGATTGCTATTGGAGCGCTGGCTGCTGTGTCAG CTGCCATGAATCCAAGTCTCAACATGAACATGAACACTCCAGCTATGAATCTTCCGTCTCAGCCGCTCGCCACTCACTGCTTCCAGCTGTCCAACATGTTCAACCCCAACAG TGAGAACGCTCCAGGCTGGGAGCTCGACATCCAGCACGATGTCATTGAAGAGTGCAACAAACACGGAGGAGTCGTCCACATCTACGTTGACAAGAACTCACCTGAG GGGAATGTTTATGTGAAGTGCCCGTCCATCCCGTCTGCCATGGCTGCTGTTAACGCTCTGCACGGGAGATACTTTGGAG GTAAAATGATCACGGCGGCGTACGTCCCCCTGCCTACTTACCACAGCCTGTTCCCAGAGTCTGTCACTGCCACGCAGCTGCTGGTTCCACCCCTGAGGCGGTGA